TATGTCCCGATGGATGGTGTTTATACCATCATTGGAAAAGACGGTAATGAAAAGTTAGGTGGTGTTACCATCATCACAACGAATTACCGTATGGGTGAAAAGAGGATCGGTTCCATGGGAATCATTGGTCCTCAGAGGATGAATTACAACAAGGCATTACCTTTGATTGAATTCACTTCAAAGTTAGTTTCAGAAATGATAACGAAATTGAGTAGGTAGTAGGAGGCGAAATGGCAGAAGAAACGAACCAATCCCTAGAAGATCAAAATGTGCAAGTCGATGAAGGGCAGACCATTTCAGATGAGGCCATTGAACAAGCAGTAGAGGGTGCTGAAAAAGAACTCGATAATGCAAAAAAAGAAATCGAATCTTTAAAGGACTCTTGGCTGAGAGAACGTGCGGAGTTTCAAAACTACAAACGTAGAACAGCTAACGATTTGTTAAATGCTAGGAAAGAATCCATCAAGAAGTTTGCGGAAGGACTGACAAGTGCTTTGGATAATTTGGAGCGAGTATCCAATGTTCCAAACCAAACACCTGAAGTAGTCGCTTTTGTTGAAGGCATCAAGATGGTACAAAAGGAATTTTATTCCGTATTGGAAAGAGAAGGTATCAAACGATTGGATCCGAAAGGAATGCCGTTTGACCCTATGCTCATGGAAGCAATTGCTTCCGAGGAAAGTGCAGAGTTCACAGAAGAGACTGTTGTAGAAACTTATCAAGCTGGTTATTACCATGAAGAAGGTGAGAACAAACAATCCATTCGTCCTGCACGTGTGAAAGTGGGAAAACCACAAAGTTAATATAAGTAAGAAGGAGAAAGACTATGTCTAAGGAAAAAATCATAGGTATCGATTTAGGAACCACTAACTCATGTGTAGCGGTAATGGAAGGTGGAGATCCCGTTGTCATTCAAAACTCTGAAGGGGCAAGAACCACTCCTTCGATTGTTGCTTTTACAGCAAAGGGTGAAACCATTGTTGGACAATTTGCAAAAAACCAAGCGATCACAAACGCGGTGAATACAATTCGTTCTGCGAAACGTTTTATCGGCCGTCGTTTTAACGAAGCTGGTGATGAAGCAAAGATGGTATCATACAAAGTGATCCGTGCTGGAAATGATGGTGTGAAATTTGAAACCGTTTCAGGTGAATTCACTCCACAAGAAATTGCAGCTCGTGTTCTTCAAAAAATGAAGAAAACAGCAGAAGACTTTCTTGGTCATGAAGTAAAAAAAGCAGTCGTTACAGTTCCTGCTTACTTCAATGACGAACAAAGACAAGCAACAAAAGACGCTGGTCGTATTGCTGGTCTAGAAGTAGAACGGATCATTAACGAACCTACTGCTGCGGCTCTTGCTTATGGTTTTGATAAGAAAAAAACCAATGCAAAGATCGCTGTATACGACTTAGGTGGTGGAACATTTGATGTTTCTATCCTTGAGCTTGGTGACGGTGTATTTGAAGTAAAATCAACTAACGGTGATACTCATCTTGGTGGAGACGACTTTGATAACGTGGTCATGCAGTGGATGATCGACGAATTCAAAAAACAAACGGGAATTGATATTTCTGGAGATAAAAACACAGTACAACGATTGAAAGAAGCTGCTGAAAAAGCTAAAATCGAGTTGTCTGGAACATCTTCTACTCAAATCAACCTTCCATTCATCACTGCGGATGCTTCTGGTCCAAAACACTTGGATATGACTCTCACCAAAGCAAAGTTTGATGAAATCACAAGATCTCTTGTCGAAAGAACACGTATTCCATGTATCAATGCATTAAAAGATGCGGGTTTGTCTGCAAGTGAAATCGATGAAGTCATCCTCGTGGGTGGATCCACTCGTATCCCAGCGGTACAAGCACTTGTGAAAGAAATTTTCGCTAAAGA
The sequence above is a segment of the Leptospira levettii genome. Coding sequences within it:
- the dnaK gene encoding molecular chaperone DnaK — its product is MSKEKIIGIDLGTTNSCVAVMEGGDPVVIQNSEGARTTPSIVAFTAKGETIVGQFAKNQAITNAVNTIRSAKRFIGRRFNEAGDEAKMVSYKVIRAGNDGVKFETVSGEFTPQEIAARVLQKMKKTAEDFLGHEVKKAVVTVPAYFNDEQRQATKDAGRIAGLEVERIINEPTAAALAYGFDKKKTNAKIAVYDLGGGTFDVSILELGDGVFEVKSTNGDTHLGGDDFDNVVMQWMIDEFKKQTGIDISGDKNTVQRLKEAAEKAKIELSGTSSTQINLPFITADASGPKHLDMTLTKAKFDEITRSLVERTRIPCINALKDAGLSASEIDEVILVGGSTRIPAVQALVKEIFAKEPNKSVNPDEVVAIGAAIQGGVLAGDVTDVLLLDVTPLSLGIETLGGVMTKLIERNTTIPTRKSQVFSTAADNQTTVSVHVLQGEREMASANRTLGRFDLVGIPSAPRGVPQIEVTFDIDANGIVHVSAKDLGTGKEQKIRIESSSGLSEEEIKKMVKDAEAHAEEDKKLREAADTKNELEAIVYQLEKTIGESADKLDESEKQRAQDEIKRGREAMESGDLERMKASRDSIQQVAMQIGQKIYSQAGPEQGAPGAEAGAGANQGASGSNASGEKVVDADYTVVDEDKK
- the grpE gene encoding nucleotide exchange factor GrpE, with translation MAEETNQSLEDQNVQVDEGQTISDEAIEQAVEGAEKELDNAKKEIESLKDSWLRERAEFQNYKRRTANDLLNARKESIKKFAEGLTSALDNLERVSNVPNQTPEVVAFVEGIKMVQKEFYSVLEREGIKRLDPKGMPFDPMLMEAIASEESAEFTEETVVETYQAGYYHEEGENKQSIRPARVKVGKPQS